One window from the genome of Salvia splendens isolate huo1 chromosome 9, SspV2, whole genome shotgun sequence encodes:
- the LOC121748717 gene encoding uncharacterized protein At5g01610-like — MEKALVKVASIKAGSFWVSKKAKEEISNISQDISTLSNTVEEKAKWIFNKLKGKPLKSLPDLLRDYNLPRGIFPQNITCYEFEEAKSRLIVHMSSPCEVSFKDSSVVRYATRVKATLSRGKLTGIEGMKTKVLVWVKVSSINVEGTKSDKICFMAGVKKSRSKDAYEMPRDGLRVEEF; from the exons ATGGAGAAAGCTCTGGTAAAAGTTGCCAGCATTAAAGCAGGTTCATTTTGGGTTTCCAAGAAAGCCAAAGAAGAGATCTCCAACATCTCTCAAGACATCTCT ACTCTGTCCAACACCGTTGAGGAGAAGGCGAAATGGATCTTCAACAAGCTCAAAG GAAAGCCATTAAAGTCATTGCCAGATCTCCTCCGAGATTACAATCTTCCTCGTGGCATCTTTCCCCAGAACATAACATGCTACGAATTCGAGGAAGCAAAGTCCAGGCTCATCGTGCACATGTCCTCTCCGTGTGAGGTGTCCTTCAAGGACTCGTCTGTTGTGAGGTACGCGACTCGGGTGAAGGCCACATTGTCGAGAGGGAAGCTGACGGGGATCGAGGGGATGAAGACAAAGGTGCTGGTGTGGGTGAAGGTGAGCAGCATCAATGTGGAAGGCACTAAGTCTGATAAAATCTGCTTCATGGCGGGAGTGAAGAAATCGAGAtccaaagatgcgtacgagatGCCTCGTGATGGCCTTCGAGTTGAAGAATTCTGA